From Methanobacterium congolense, one genomic window encodes:
- a CDS encoding MBL fold metallo-hydrolase — translation MNPIFKPIFSIFEPPKARIMPKLRNDTGKTLIQTVSKSSFTPSNSYIITSRDGTVIVADPTAMPTEDELDLRPDVITVTHPHSDHIDPDFLDRHNCRKSISRVESFDVADVHIYSVGSSHRGSHISVKSPSNVIYVFEVDGLRIAHMGDIGQDHLTVKQLESLGRIDVAFMQFSNPFSGMFYSEKGFNVIEELKPQIIIPTHSNPRSTRKIGKMLGKLEILENCFAVSPDDLAGGQRKVVWLKNTLKY, via the coding sequence ATGAATCCCATCTTCAAACCCATATTTTCAATTTTTGAGCCTCCAAAGGCCAGGATAATGCCTAAATTGAGGAACGATACTGGTAAAACTCTCATCCAAACCGTTAGTAAGTCCAGTTTCACTCCTTCAAACTCTTACATCATCACATCAAGGGATGGAACTGTGATAGTGGCTGATCCAACAGCAATGCCAACAGAAGATGAGCTGGACCTGAGGCCAGACGTTATAACTGTGACACATCCACATTCAGACCACATCGACCCGGATTTCCTTGACAGACACAACTGCAGAAAGTCCATCTCCAGGGTGGAAAGTTTTGATGTGGCAGATGTGCATATATACAGTGTAGGATCATCCCACCGTGGCAGTCACATCAGCGTTAAATCTCCTTCAAATGTTATCTACGTGTTCGAGGTTGATGGACTGCGCATTGCACATATGGGCGATATAGGGCAGGACCACCTCACAGTGAAACAGCTGGAGTCCCTTGGAAGGATCGATGTTGCATTCATGCAGTTTTCCAATCCATTCTCAGGAATGTTCTATTCAGAGAAGGGTTTCAACGTTATTGAGGAGCTTAAGCCCCAGATCATTATCCCCACCCATTCAAATCCGCGTTCAACCCGTAAAATCGGTAAAATGCTTGGTAAACTGGAGATTCTTGAGAACTGCTTCGCTGTCAGCCCTGACGATCTGGCTGGTGGGCAGAGGAAGGTTGTTTGGTTGAAGAACACCTTGAAGTATTGA